In a genomic window of Bacillota bacterium:
- a CDS encoding 4Fe-4S ferredoxin → MSGIVNAVQDAAKKLLTENKVDVVIGFAEGSQPLRSTPAFIRKPEEAEKLTWNCTCENNLANYLRKKEQKIGVVVKGCDSRSIVALMKENQINRDNLYIIGVPCSGMIDRKQVADLFEGKEIIAAECKEDSLVLKGHDFEKTVNIADVLHRSCAACTHKNPVIYDEMVTEAVTEQKEDFADIEAFEAKPIAERRAYLAQELSKCIRCYACRNACPMCYCEQCFVDCSTPEWVGKSASDIQDNMLFQAVRVFHGAGRCTDCGACERACPMGIDLRILTRKLVKDAKELFDAEAGVNMEDKPALSTFESDDPQPFLVKE, encoded by the coding sequence ATGTCAGGAATAGTAAATGCGGTTCAAGATGCGGCAAAGAAATTATTGACAGAAAACAAAGTCGATGTAGTAATTGGCTTTGCTGAAGGCAGCCAGCCTCTCCGCAGTACTCCCGCCTTCATCCGCAAGCCGGAAGAAGCGGAGAAATTAACATGGAATTGTACCTGTGAAAACAACCTGGCTAACTACCTGCGTAAAAAGGAACAAAAAATAGGGGTAGTAGTAAAGGGATGTGACTCCAGGTCAATCGTAGCTTTAATGAAGGAAAACCAGATTAACAGGGATAACCTTTATATTATCGGTGTTCCCTGCAGTGGTATGATAGATAGAAAACAGGTTGCTGACCTGTTTGAAGGCAAAGAAATCATTGCAGCAGAGTGTAAAGAGGACTCTTTAGTACTCAAGGGACATGATTTTGAGAAAACCGTTAACATCGCCGATGTTCTCCACCGTTCATGTGCTGCTTGCACTCATAAAAATCCGGTGATATACGACGAGATGGTAACAGAAGCTGTTACCGAGCAAAAAGAAGACTTTGCTGATATCGAAGCATTTGAAGCAAAACCCATCGCCGAAAGGCGCGCATATCTAGCGCAAGAGCTTAGCAAGTGTATTCGCTGCTATGCTTGTAGAAATGCCTGTCCCATGTGTTACTGCGAACAGTGTTTTGTGGACTGCTCCACTCCTGAATGGGTAGGCAAGAGCGCTTCTGACATTCAAGATAACATGCTATTCCAGGCTGTTCGGGTATTTCACGGTGCCGGCCGCTGCACTGACTGTGGTGCTTGCGAGCGTGCCTGTCCCATGGGTATTGACCTGCGCATCTTGACACGCAAGCTGGTCAAAGACGCTAAGGAACTATTTGATGCCGAGGCAGGCGTTAACATGGAAGATAAGCCGGCTCTCTCCACCTTTGAGTCCGACGACCCACAACCTTTTTTGGTGAAGGAATGA
- a CDS encoding CoB--CoM heterodisulfide reductase iron-sulfur subunit A family protein: protein MSSGKVGAVMVVGAGIAGIQASLDLAESGYYVYLVEQSPAIGGAMPMLDKTFPTNDCSMCILSPKLVQCGRHLNIETLTNSVVSEVEGEPGNFRVSIQKKARYVDPNKCTGCGSCAEECPVKVDDEFNQGLGKRKAIYKSYAQAYPNAYAIDPGKCLKMKKSKACGKCLEVCQADAIDHEMQDETIDIEVGSVILCPGFEKFDPTDLDYYGYGKFPNVVTSLEFERILSASGPYGGHLQRPYDGKEPRKIAWIQCVGSRNCRIENGYCSSVCCMYAIKEAVIAKEHSKDDLDTSIFFMDMRTYGKDFEKYYDRAREEQGVNFIRSRIFKISEVNEESKELTIRYADEKGELHNEEFDMVVLSVGLEPAPSVIELGKKLGLELNQFGFAETEPMTGVNSSKEGIYVAGAFGGPKDIPETVLSASAAAGASASLLGDVRGTMIKEVEFPPEKDVSEEDPRIGVFVCHCGVNIGSTVNVPGVVETAKDLPNVAYAGEYLYVCSQDSQASIREAIEEHQLNRVVVASCSPRTHKPLFQETMREAGLNPYLFEMANIRDQCSWVHMNEPEKATEKAKDLVKMVVAKAALLEPVKQMSVQVNPKVLVIGGGVSGMSNAISLAEQGYSVHIIEKSDKLGGNALRIKQGFKGEDVQAFVADLINKVESSDNIEVSTGTGVSEASGYVGNFKTTLTNGDIVEHGVTVVAIGGQEYKPTEYLYSEHDAVFTQLELEEAIAANDPKVTQAKNIVLIQCVGSRDAERPYCSRVCCNKSVKLALHLKEINPDVNVFVLYRDVRTYGFYEENYRQARQKGVIFVRYNAEDKPKVEAAGNSLQVTVTDHVLGEPIIIEADAVGLAAAILAPEDNEQMNRMFKVPLNADGFFLEAHMKLRPVDTAADGVFIAGLAHGPKSMEENVAQAKAAAGRALTILSKDSLESSGVVAVVQPDKCAACLTCVRLCPFSAPRIKNYAAEIEAVLCQGCGSCAGECPNKAITLQSYKDVMLMNMVDSLYKEVR, encoded by the coding sequence ATGAGTTCTGGTAAAGTCGGGGCTGTGATGGTTGTAGGAGCAGGGATTGCGGGCATACAGGCGTCTCTGGACCTGGCCGAATCCGGCTATTACGTGTATCTTGTGGAGCAATCACCAGCTATTGGCGGCGCAATGCCCATGCTGGACAAAACATTTCCAACCAATGATTGTTCCATGTGTATTCTATCTCCCAAACTAGTTCAATGCGGGAGACACCTGAACATTGAAACACTAACCAATTCAGTAGTGAGTGAAGTTGAAGGGGAGCCGGGAAATTTTAGAGTCAGTATTCAAAAGAAAGCCCGGTACGTTGATCCTAATAAATGTACCGGCTGTGGCTCTTGCGCCGAAGAGTGTCCTGTTAAGGTGGATGATGAGTTTAACCAGGGACTGGGCAAGCGTAAGGCCATCTACAAATCTTATGCCCAGGCATATCCAAATGCATATGCCATTGATCCGGGTAAGTGCTTAAAGATGAAGAAGTCTAAGGCATGTGGCAAATGTCTGGAAGTATGCCAGGCAGACGCCATTGATCACGAGATGCAGGATGAAACCATTGATATTGAAGTTGGTTCCGTCATTCTATGTCCTGGATTCGAAAAATTCGATCCCACTGATCTCGATTACTACGGCTATGGTAAATTTCCTAATGTTGTTACCAGCCTGGAATTCGAACGTATTCTCAGTGCATCGGGACCATATGGGGGACACCTGCAGCGGCCTTACGACGGTAAAGAGCCTCGTAAAATCGCTTGGATACAGTGTGTTGGTTCCCGTAACTGCCGCATAGAAAATGGCTACTGTTCATCTGTTTGCTGCATGTACGCCATCAAAGAGGCCGTAATTGCTAAAGAACACAGCAAAGACGACCTTGATACTTCTATTTTCTTCATGGATATGCGCACTTACGGTAAAGACTTTGAAAAGTATTATGACCGGGCCCGTGAGGAGCAGGGCGTGAACTTTATACGCTCACGGATTTTTAAAATTTCCGAAGTGAATGAAGAAAGTAAAGAACTAACCATCAGGTATGCAGATGAAAAAGGCGAATTACACAATGAAGAATTTGATATGGTTGTGCTTTCCGTTGGTCTTGAGCCGGCCCCCAGTGTTATTGAGCTGGGCAAAAAGCTGGGCTTAGAACTCAACCAATTTGGTTTCGCAGAAACAGAGCCTATGACCGGAGTGAACAGCTCTAAAGAAGGGATTTACGTTGCCGGTGCTTTCGGTGGTCCCAAGGACATTCCGGAAACCGTTTTATCAGCCAGTGCTGCGGCAGGAGCATCTGCGAGCCTCCTGGGTGATGTGCGCGGTACCATGATCAAGGAAGTAGAGTTCCCACCTGAAAAAGATGTCAGCGAAGAAGATCCACGTATCGGCGTATTTGTCTGCCATTGCGGTGTGAATATCGGAAGCACTGTGAATGTCCCCGGAGTAGTAGAAACCGCTAAAGACCTGCCTAACGTTGCGTACGCAGGCGAGTACCTTTATGTCTGCTCTCAGGATAGCCAAGCATCGATCAGAGAAGCGATTGAAGAACACCAGCTGAACCGGGTGGTTGTTGCTTCGTGCAGTCCCCGTACCCATAAACCCCTGTTCCAGGAAACCATGCGGGAGGCAGGCCTTAACCCCTACCTCTTTGAAATGGCTAATATACGTGACCAGTGTTCCTGGGTCCACATGAATGAGCCGGAAAAGGCTACAGAGAAAGCTAAGGACCTGGTTAAAATGGTTGTAGCTAAAGCTGCCCTTTTAGAGCCGGTAAAACAGATGTCTGTACAGGTAAATCCCAAGGTTCTGGTAATCGGTGGCGGCGTAAGCGGCATGAGCAATGCCATCAGCCTGGCAGAGCAGGGTTATAGCGTTCATATTATCGAAAAATCAGATAAACTGGGTGGCAATGCCCTGCGCATTAAGCAAGGTTTTAAGGGTGAAGATGTGCAAGCATTTGTGGCAGACTTAATTAATAAGGTTGAGTCCAGCGACAACATAGAAGTATCTACAGGCACTGGAGTATCTGAAGCGTCCGGCTATGTAGGGAACTTTAAAACCACTCTGACCAACGGTGATATTGTAGAGCATGGTGTTACCGTGGTAGCCATTGGCGGTCAGGAATACAAGCCTACAGAATACCTGTATAGCGAACACGACGCCGTATTCACCCAGCTGGAGCTGGAAGAAGCTATAGCTGCTAACGACCCCAAGGTAACACAGGCAAAAAATATTGTCTTAATACAGTGTGTAGGTTCCAGGGATGCTGAGCGGCCATACTGCAGTCGTGTATGCTGCAACAAGTCTGTAAAACTGGCACTGCACTTGAAGGAAATTAACCCGGACGTTAATGTATTTGTTCTTTACCGCGATGTCCGGACGTACGGTTTTTACGAAGAAAACTATCGCCAGGCCCGGCAAAAAGGAGTTATCTTTGTTCGTTACAATGCCGAGGATAAACCCAAAGTGGAGGCCGCCGGCAACAGCCTACAAGTGACAGTCACTGACCATGTCCTCGGTGAGCCAATTATTATTGAAGCCGACGCCGTAGGGCTGGCAGCCGCTATACTGGCACCTGAAGACAACGAACAAATGAACCGTATGTTTAAAGTCCCCCTTAACGCTGACGGCTTCTTCCTTGAAGCACACATGAAGCTTCGTCCCGTGGATACGGCAGCAGATGGTGTTTTCATTGCCGGTCTCGCGCATGGGCCCAAGTCCATGGAAGAGAATGTTGCCCAGGCTAAGGCTGCAGCAGGTAGGGCTCTCACCATATTGAGTAAGGATTCCCTGGAATCCTCAGGTGTGGTAGCCGTTGTTCAACCGGATAAATGTGCGGCTTGCCTGACTTGTGTGCGTCTCTGTCCCTTTAGCGCACCGCGTATCAAAAACTACGCGGCCGAGATCGAAGCAGTGCTCTGTCAAGGTTGCGGCAGCTGCGCAGGTGAATGTCCCAATAAAGCCATCACCTTGCAAAGTTATAAAGATGTTATGCTCATGAACATGGTAGATTCGCTATATAAGGAGGTGCGTTAA
- a CDS encoding heterodisulfide reductase subunit F yields MNNPYLPLPMKLVKNFTETEDKLIHTFTLEFQSEEDEKSFAYTPGQFAELCVFGKGEAPFGIASSPTEKGQLKFSVAKVGVVSTALHLIEEGATVGVRGPLGNSFPMEDLKGKNLVVIGGGFAFTTLRALSTYILHPDNRADFGDLTVIYGARNPGLLLYKEELAEWESRSDINLVQTIDRPADGWDGRVGFIPAVVEEVAPSAENTVAIICGPPVMIKFTMPVLEKLGFKPEQTIMSLENRMKCGIGMCGRCNVGSQYVCKDGPVFTRAQLLELPNEY; encoded by the coding sequence ATGAATAATCCTTATCTGCCGCTACCAATGAAGCTGGTTAAGAACTTTACAGAGACCGAGGATAAATTAATTCATACCTTTACCCTGGAGTTTCAAAGCGAGGAAGACGAAAAAAGTTTTGCCTATACACCCGGACAATTTGCAGAGCTATGTGTCTTTGGTAAAGGTGAGGCTCCCTTTGGTATTGCTTCGTCCCCGACTGAAAAAGGCCAACTGAAATTTTCCGTGGCCAAGGTGGGGGTAGTATCCACCGCACTGCATCTTATAGAAGAAGGCGCTACCGTAGGAGTGCGCGGTCCTCTGGGAAATAGTTTTCCGATGGAAGATTTGAAAGGCAAGAATCTGGTGGTTATCGGCGGTGGTTTTGCTTTCACCACACTGCGTGCACTGTCAACGTACATCTTGCACCCCGATAACCGTGCAGATTTTGGCGACTTGACGGTAATCTACGGTGCCAGAAACCCCGGTTTGCTGCTATATAAAGAGGAGCTTGCTGAGTGGGAAAGCCGTTCCGACATTAACCTTGTCCAAACCATTGACAGGCCTGCAGATGGCTGGGACGGTAGAGTAGGCTTTATTCCTGCAGTGGTTGAAGAGGTTGCCCCCAGTGCAGAAAACACCGTTGCCATCATTTGTGGACCTCCGGTGATGATTAAATTCACTATGCCCGTACTGGAAAAACTGGGCTTCAAGCCTGAGCAGACCATTATGTCTTTGGAAAACAGGATGAAGTGCGGTATCGGTATGTGCGGTAGATGTAACGTTGGAAGCCAATATGTATGTAAAGATGGTCCTGTATTTACCAGGGCGCAGCTTTTAGAGCTTCCCAACGAGTATTAA
- a CDS encoding 4Fe-4S ferredoxin, whose amino-acid sequence MIITKQDIPNFLDSLKNNYQVFAPVKQDNYTMFKAITSGSDATLDYSNSKIPPKGILFPQTEELFSYKVDKQGAHLEEKIDSGQKVIFGIRPCDAKSIALLDNVFNNDKYEDPYYLTRRENTVLVGIGCSQPQNTCFCTSVEGGPFDTTNLDLLLVDIGDKYVVEVLTDKGKKVLTSAAASDASEADKQAAAKTKEGAAVVSNVNIDGLKQKLDSNFYDEIWDSISEKCIGCAACTYSCPTCHCFDIVDEAKDCDGCRVRNWDSCMFPQFTIHGSGHNPRPSGKERFRNRVMHKFKYFIDVNNATACVGCGRCIQNCPVNLDIREVLADIQGSEARSVS is encoded by the coding sequence ATGATAATTACTAAGCAAGATATCCCGAACTTCCTGGACAGCCTGAAGAACAATTACCAAGTATTTGCACCGGTTAAGCAAGACAATTATACAATGTTCAAAGCAATCACTTCCGGTTCAGATGCAACGCTTGATTACAGTAATTCTAAGATTCCCCCTAAAGGGATTCTGTTCCCGCAAACCGAAGAACTGTTCTCCTATAAAGTGGACAAACAGGGTGCACACCTGGAAGAAAAAATTGACAGCGGGCAAAAGGTCATTTTCGGCATCCGCCCCTGTGATGCCAAGAGCATTGCCCTTTTGGATAATGTTTTTAACAATGATAAGTACGAGGACCCCTATTACCTCACCAGGCGGGAGAATACCGTACTGGTAGGGATAGGATGTAGTCAGCCGCAAAACACTTGCTTCTGTACATCTGTTGAGGGCGGTCCTTTTGATACCACTAACTTAGACCTGCTTTTAGTAGACATCGGAGATAAATACGTGGTAGAAGTCCTTACCGACAAAGGCAAAAAAGTTTTGACCTCGGCAGCAGCCTCCGATGCCTCTGAGGCTGACAAGCAAGCAGCAGCTAAAACCAAGGAAGGTGCAGCAGTTGTATCCAATGTTAACATTGACGGCCTAAAGCAAAAGCTAGACAGCAATTTCTACGACGAAATTTGGGATTCTATTTCTGAGAAATGCATAGGCTGTGCTGCATGCACTTACTCCTGCCCCACCTGTCATTGTTTTGACATCGTAGATGAAGCAAAAGATTGCGATGGATGCCGCGTACGTAATTGGGATTCCTGTATGTTCCCACAGTTTACAATACACGGTTCCGGTCACAACCCGCGGCCCAGCGGTAAAGAGCGTTTCCGCAACCGCGTTATGCATAAATTCAAGTATTTCATAGATGTAAATAACGCCACGGCTTGTGTAGGTTGTGGCAGATGCATTCAAAACTGCCCTGTAAATCTGGACATCCGGGAAGTATTGGCGGATATTCAGGGTTCGGAAGCGAGGTCGGTTAGCTAA